Genomic DNA from Amycolatopsis alba DSM 44262:
TGGAGGCGACGACGACGTCGCCGAGCGCGCCGTCGGCGCCCACGAGCACGACCCTGGCGCCGATCCGGCCGATGTTCTCCACCACCGCGCGCGAAGGCTTCCCATGCCGCTTCACGAAGTCGCGGGCGGCCGCGACCTGGCGCGACGTGGGGGCGGCGGTCTCGGTCTTCTCTTCGGTCTCAGCCACGAGCCGAGCTTAACCGCGAAAGGCCCACGACGCGGAATAACCGTGGCGTCGGCCATAGTTGTCCCGGTCGGAAGGCCCCAGAACGAGGAGGATGTATGCCCACGGCAGTGCAGATCCGGCGGACCGGCGGTCCCGAAGTCCTTGAGCCGGCGCAAGTCGAGGTCGGCGAGCCCGGCGCTGGGGAACTGCTCGTGGACATCGCCGCGGCGGGCGTCAACTACATCGACACCTATCACCGCGAGGGCATCTACCCGGTCGACACGCCGTTCATCCTGGGCATGGAAGGCGCGGGCACGGTCGCCGCGGTCGGCGCGGACGTGACCGGTTTCGCCGTCGGCGACAGGGTCGCCTGGCAGGGTTCGCTGGGCAGCTACGCCCAGCGCCGCCTGCTCCCCGCCGCGATCGCGGTGAAGATCCCGGACGGGGTGACCGAGGAGACCGCCGCCGCGACGATGCTCCAGGGGATCACCGCGCACGCCCTGATCGCCTCGACCTACGAGGTCAAGCCGGGCGACGACGTGCTGATCCACGCCGCCGCGGGCGGGATGGGCCTGCTGCTGGTCCAGCTGGCCAAGGCACGCGGCGCACGGGTGATCGGCACCGTCTCCACCGACGAGAAGGCCGGACTCGCCAAGCAGGCGGGCGCGGACGACGTCATCCGTTACGACCAGGTCGACTTCGCCAAGGCCGTCCGTGAGCTCACCGACGGCAAGGGGGTCGCGGTGGTCTACGACGGCGTCGGAAAGTCCACTGTGGACGGCAGCCTGGCGAGCCTGAAGATCCGCGGTCTGCTCGCCCTCTACGGCGCGGCCAGCGGCCCGGTGCCGCCGATCGACCCGCAGCTGCTCAACCGCAGCGGCTCGGTGTACCTCACGCGCCCGACCTCCGCGCACTACGTGCTCACCCGCGAGGAACTGGAATGGCGGGTGAACGAACTGTTCGCCGCCGTTCAGGACGGTTCGCTGAACATCCGGATCGGCGGACGCTACCCACTGGCCGACGCCCGCCAGGCGCACGAAGACCTCCAGGGGCGGCGCACCACCGGCAAGCTCCTGCTGATCCCGTGACGGCGCCTTGGTCCGAGCAGGTCCGGCTCACCGGCGAAGGGCTCGTCCTGCGGGAATGGAGCGAAAGCGACGTCGCGTTCATGCCGGGGCTGTTCGACAATCCCGCCGTCGCGCGCTTCACGCCGCTGCCGTCCCCGTTCGACGAGGTGGCGGCGAAGGCTCACTACGCGAAGTACGTCAGCAGCCGCGCGGAGGGCAAGGGGCTGCGGCTGACCATCACGACCGGCGGCGACGAGCCGCTCGGCGAGGTGGTGCTGTTGCTGAAGGAGGGGCTCTCGGGGCCGGCCGAACTCGGCTACGCGGTCGGCCCCGCGCATCGCGGGCAGGATCTGGCGGCCCGGTCGCTGCGGGTTCTCACCGCGTACGCGCAGGACCTCGGGCTGAGCCCGCTCAAGCTGCAGATCGACGCCGGGAACTCGGCGAGCGAAGCCGTCGCGCGCCGGGCCGGTTACGCCCTGACCGACGCACCTCCGGAGGCGAAGGTCGAGAAGGGCCTGAAGATCACTCTGCTCACCTGGGAGTACAGCGGCTCGTAGCAGAAGTCCGTGAAGGCCTCCTTCCCTACCTTCAGAGTAGGGAAGGAGGCCTTCACGGACTTTCAGCCGACAGACCGCACCCAGATCGCCCGCAGGCGGAACTCGTCCTGCTCGGCGTGCTCGACGGTGAGTTCCACCTCGTCATCGACCTGGAGCTGCCGGAACGCACCGGGACGGACGCCGGTCACCATCGAATAGTGGACCCAGATGGGGTCGGCGAAGTCGCCCGACTCGACGACTCCCCAGCCGTCGTCCACGAACCAGGAGCGAACCCGGCCACGGTGAACCCGGCCGCCCGAAGTCCCCATCAGTCCTCATCAGCCCTTGTCGGTCGGGACGCTCACGGCGTCGGTGACGAAGACGAGGGTCTCGTTCGGCGCGATGCCGCGGCCGCCCTCGCCGTAGCCGAGGTCCGGCGGGATGATCAGCAGCCGCCGTGCGCCCTGCTTGATCCCTTCGAGGCCCTGGTCCCAGCCCTTGATGACGTCACCCGCGCCGAGCGCCAGGTCGAACGGCTCGCCACGGTCGAAGGAGCTGTCCAGCTTCTGCTTGTTGGACCAGGTGACCAGCGAGTAGTTCATCTTCAGCTTCTGCCCGGCCTTGGCGCCCTCACCGGTGCCAGGCTCGAGGTCCTTGGTGATGAGCTTCTTCGGCGGGTCGCAGTCGTCCGGGATGGTGATGGTCGGCGCCTCGCCGAACTTCCCGGTGGTCTTGATGTCCTCAGCCGTGCATTCCTTGCCCTTCGCAGCGGCCGGGGCCGACGTCGAAGCCGACGCGGGGGCCGCGCCCGAAGACTGGACCGAACCTGCGGTGTCCTGTTTCCCGCCACAGGCCGCCAGGGCGAGCACGCCCGCGCCGATGACCACGATCTTGCCGAATGTGCGCATGCGGCAGACCTTAGCCAAGACCCTCCAGCGCGGGAACAAGGTCACCGGTCTGCA
This window encodes:
- a CDS encoding FKBP-type peptidyl-prolyl cis-trans isomerase, giving the protein MRTFGKIVVIGAGVLALAACGGKQDTAGSVQSSGAAPASASTSAPAAAKGKECTAEDIKTTGKFGEAPTITIPDDCDPPKKLITKDLEPGTGEGAKAGQKLKMNYSLVTWSNKQKLDSSFDRGEPFDLALGAGDVIKGWDQGLEGIKQGARRLLIIPPDLGYGEGGRGIAPNETLVFVTDAVSVPTDKG
- a CDS encoding GNAT family N-acetyltransferase codes for the protein MTAPWSEQVRLTGEGLVLREWSESDVAFMPGLFDNPAVARFTPLPSPFDEVAAKAHYAKYVSSRAEGKGLRLTITTGGDEPLGEVVLLLKEGLSGPAELGYAVGPAHRGQDLAARSLRVLTAYAQDLGLSPLKLQIDAGNSASEAVARRAGYALTDAPPEAKVEKGLKITLLTWEYSGS
- a CDS encoding quinone oxidoreductase family protein encodes the protein MPTAVQIRRTGGPEVLEPAQVEVGEPGAGELLVDIAAAGVNYIDTYHREGIYPVDTPFILGMEGAGTVAAVGADVTGFAVGDRVAWQGSLGSYAQRRLLPAAIAVKIPDGVTEETAAATMLQGITAHALIASTYEVKPGDDVLIHAAAGGMGLLLVQLAKARGARVIGTVSTDEKAGLAKQAGADDVIRYDQVDFAKAVRELTDGKGVAVVYDGVGKSTVDGSLASLKIRGLLALYGAASGPVPPIDPQLLNRSGSVYLTRPTSAHYVLTREELEWRVNELFAAVQDGSLNIRIGGRYPLADARQAHEDLQGRRTTGKLLLIP
- a CDS encoding cold-shock protein produces the protein MGTSGGRVHRGRVRSWFVDDGWGVVESGDFADPIWVHYSMVTGVRPGAFRQLQVDDEVELTVEHAEQDEFRLRAIWVRSVG